From a region of the Hymenobacter jejuensis genome:
- a CDS encoding class I SAM-dependent methyltransferase, which produces MNVQQAYNSWAATYDAVLNKTRDIEALAIRSVVPPGAFAEAIEIGCGTGKNTEWLASRAAHVTAVDFSVEMLSKAKAKLALPNVDFQQADITNAWAFASTPANLITCSLMLEHIENLDFVFQQASEALAVGGLFYVGELHPFKQYQGSKARFDTAHGVRELECYVHHISDYTESARHHGLRCVAVQEWFDDGDRATTPRVVSFLFQKP; this is translated from the coding sequence ATGAACGTTCAGCAAGCATACAATTCCTGGGCCGCGACGTACGATGCCGTTCTGAACAAGACGCGGGATATCGAAGCACTGGCCATCCGAAGCGTGGTGCCGCCCGGCGCATTTGCCGAAGCCATCGAGATCGGTTGCGGCACCGGCAAAAACACCGAATGGCTGGCAAGCCGCGCTGCACACGTCACGGCCGTTGATTTTTCGGTGGAAATGCTGAGCAAAGCCAAGGCGAAACTAGCGCTGCCCAACGTAGATTTTCAGCAGGCCGACATTACCAATGCTTGGGCGTTTGCCAGCACCCCAGCCAACCTGATTACCTGTAGCCTGATGTTGGAACACATTGAAAATCTTGACTTTGTGTTTCAACAAGCTAGCGAGGCGCTGGCGGTCGGCGGACTTTTTTACGTTGGCGAACTGCACCCCTTCAAGCAGTACCAAGGCAGCAAAGCCCGCTTCGACACCGCCCACGGCGTACGGGAGCTAGAATGCTACGTCCACCACATTTCCGATTACACGGAAAGTGCCCGGCACCATGGCTTGCGCTGCGTCGCGGTGCAGGAATGGTTCGACGACGGCGACCGTGCTACTACACCGCGGGTGGTATCGTTTCTGTTTCAGAAGCCTTGA
- a CDS encoding YybH family protein: protein MKSLTGLLLATALLVSCSDKKDDVNVQDLNQQFISAWNNKDADKLTALLADDAQFLQGETHFKGKSEVTDKWVKATLGTITDLKTNVVSSDVDSHLAYEAGTFSVDVMPSAPDQPHGIGEGNFILLWKKGADGAWKLSYAQLEDLPVQVKNQ from the coding sequence ATGAAATCGCTGACCGGCCTTTTGCTCGCCACTGCCCTCCTCGTGTCTTGCTCCGACAAGAAAGACGATGTCAACGTTCAGGACCTGAACCAACAGTTTATCAGCGCCTGGAATAACAAGGATGCCGATAAATTGACCGCGCTGTTGGCCGACGACGCCCAGTTTTTGCAAGGCGAAACGCACTTCAAAGGCAAATCGGAAGTAACCGACAAATGGGTGAAAGCCACGCTCGGCACCATCACCGATCTGAAAACCAACGTGGTAAGCTCCGACGTCGATAGCCATCTGGCCTACGAAGCCGGTACTTTCTCAGTGGATGTGATGCCTTCTGCCCCCGACCAGCCCCACGGCATCGGGGAAGGCAACTTCATCCTGCTCTGGAAAAAAGGTGCCGACGGTGCCTGGAAGCTAAGCTACGCCCAATTGGAAGACCTGCCCGTGCAGGTCAAAAACCAATAA
- a CDS encoding YMGG-like glycine zipper-containing protein has product MKKATYIISLILILAVAFGNSAQAQRKPWSPQAKGAVIGTGVGAAAGALINKRNRVVGGVVGGVVGGGAGYGIGKHIDNKNKARIAAANRAAAERAAANRAAANRAAVARREAAPAKSAAPMANSLVATNAAVTGVTPAPYAMGAAYLPNESYGDHTTAYSTSEYRRKSW; this is encoded by the coding sequence ATGAAAAAGGCCACTTATATCATCAGTCTGATCTTGATCCTGGCCGTTGCTTTTGGCAACTCGGCCCAAGCCCAACGCAAGCCTTGGAGTCCCCAAGCTAAAGGTGCCGTCATCGGGACCGGCGTGGGCGCTGCTGCCGGCGCACTCATCAACAAGCGCAACCGCGTAGTAGGTGGCGTAGTGGGCGGTGTGGTAGGCGGTGGTGCCGGATACGGCATCGGCAAGCACATCGACAACAAAAACAAAGCGCGGATTGCCGCTGCCAACCGCGCTGCTGCCGAAAGAGCGGCCGCTAACCGCGCCGCAGCCAACCGGGCTGCCGTTGCCCGGCGTGAGGCTGCTCCCGCCAAATCGGCAGCGCCTATGGCCAACAGCCTCGTAGCTACCAACGCTGCCGTAACAGGCGTAACGCCTGCGCCTTATGCAATGGGTGCGGCGTATCTGCCCAACGAGTCGTACGGCGACCACACAACGGCTTACTCCACCTCGGAGTACAGAAGAAAGAGCTGGTAA
- a CDS encoding TerB family tellurite resistance protein has translation MQDEHTLEAVLNTQQKKLAFFQNLILVAAADGKLQKAESQFLLQIGNRLGLTPEEVMPIADNLSVLSFITPAEGLQRTMELQTLVQMMLEDGDMDDREYGLCLEYANRIGYSKQILDDMVQQLSGNGPAANNPPTVS, from the coding sequence ATGCAGGACGAACACACCCTCGAAGCCGTATTGAATACCCAGCAAAAGAAGCTGGCATTCTTTCAAAACCTGATTTTGGTAGCGGCCGCCGACGGCAAGCTCCAGAAGGCCGAAAGCCAGTTTTTGCTGCAAATAGGCAACCGCCTGGGCCTCACGCCCGAAGAAGTAATGCCCATCGCCGACAACCTGAGCGTGTTGAGCTTCATCACGCCGGCCGAAGGCCTTCAGCGCACTATGGAGTTGCAAACGCTGGTGCAAATGATGCTGGAGGATGGTGACATGGACGACCGCGAATACGGCCTGTGCCTGGAATACGCCAACCGCATCGGCTACAGCAAACAAATCCTGGACGACATGGTGCAGCAGCTCTCCGGCAACGGACCCGCCGCGAATAATCCGCCTACGGTGAGCTAA
- a CDS encoding enoyl-ACP reductase FabI codes for MSNNLLAGKVGIISGALDEKSIAWKVALKAHSEGARFVLTNAPLAMRMGEIKKLSEQCEAPIVPADATSVEELENLFTQAQEHLGGKLDFVLHSIGMSTNIRKGKHYGDLNYEWFQKSIDVSALSFHKMMHVAEKQDAMNEWGSIVALSYIAAQRVFPDYTDMSQAKAVLESIARNYGYRLGRLKKIRVNTISQSPTKTTAGTGVGGFDAFFDYADKMSPLGNAPAEACADYCVALFSDLTRYVTMQNLLHDGGFSSVGISEDIVEALTKANS; via the coding sequence ATGTCTAATAACTTACTCGCTGGCAAGGTCGGCATCATCTCCGGCGCGCTCGACGAAAAATCCATTGCTTGGAAAGTGGCCCTGAAGGCGCACTCCGAAGGGGCCCGTTTTGTGCTCACCAACGCGCCGTTGGCTATGCGCATGGGTGAAATCAAGAAGCTCTCGGAGCAGTGCGAAGCCCCGATTGTTCCGGCCGATGCCACGTCGGTAGAAGAGTTGGAAAACCTGTTTACGCAGGCCCAAGAGCACCTCGGCGGCAAGCTGGATTTCGTGCTGCACAGCATCGGCATGAGCACCAACATTCGCAAAGGCAAGCACTACGGCGACCTGAACTACGAGTGGTTTCAGAAGTCCATCGACGTATCGGCCCTGTCGTTTCACAAGATGATGCATGTCGCTGAGAAGCAGGATGCTATGAACGAGTGGGGTAGCATTGTGGCGCTGTCGTACATCGCCGCCCAGCGTGTATTCCCCGACTATACCGACATGTCGCAGGCCAAAGCCGTGCTCGAAAGCATCGCCCGCAACTACGGCTACCGCTTGGGCCGCCTGAAGAAAATTCGGGTGAACACCATCTCGCAATCGCCAACCAAAACTACCGCCGGCACCGGCGTAGGCGGTTTCGACGCTTTCTTTGACTACGCCGACAAGATGTCGCCGCTCGGCAACGCACCCGCCGAAGCCTGCGCCGACTACTGCGTGGCCCTCTTCTCCGACCTGACCCGCTACGTGACCATGCAAAACCTGCTGCACGACGGGGGCTTTAGCAGCGTAGGCATCTCGGAAGACATTGTAGAAGCCCTGACAAAGGCTAATTCATAA
- the recN gene encoding DNA repair protein RecN → MLVDLRIKNYALIEQLELRPSALLNIITGETGAGKSIMLGAIGLLLGNRADSRMLFHTERKCVIEGQFNISNYQLQDIFESEDLDYDAQCILRREISPTGKSRAFVNDTPVTLETLRKIGANLMDIHSQHDTLLLGDAVFQLNLLDLYAGLVPTRAQYSNSYRSFRKLEADLKALEAQVVQANKELDYHSFLLNELEEARLDNEDQEALEQEIKQLEHAEEIKFKLAQAYQSLSESEYCATGSMKEAAVLLGQISTYADTFQTLKERLDSCLIELHDIADEVEAAERRTEGDPVRIDELQARLNVLYNLQRKHQVRDTAGLIAVRDELRQKVGSVLNLDKEIARLRKDTDGALNTVKRQAAKLSENRLKAFPKFEKELAALLSDLGMPHSRIVVQHSAGQPTASGTDVVSILFTANKGAQPQTLSKAASGGEFSRLMLCIKYMLADKTALPTIVFDEIDTGISGEIAVKVGRMMQQMAKKHQLVAISHLPQMAAAGDVHYFVYKEDREDRTISRIRELSAEERVREIAQMISGANPSEHAFQSARELLALRGEALAA, encoded by the coding sequence GTGCTGGTTGACCTTCGCATAAAAAATTATGCTCTTATCGAGCAACTCGAACTTCGTCCTTCGGCACTGCTCAACATTATCACCGGCGAAACTGGCGCCGGTAAGTCCATTATGCTGGGCGCAATCGGGCTATTGCTTGGCAACCGGGCCGATTCGCGCATGCTGTTCCACACGGAACGTAAGTGCGTGATTGAAGGGCAGTTCAATATTTCGAACTATCAATTGCAGGACATCTTCGAGTCCGAAGATTTGGATTACGACGCCCAATGCATTCTGCGCCGGGAAATCAGCCCAACTGGTAAATCGCGTGCTTTCGTAAACGACACGCCCGTAACGCTGGAAACCTTGCGCAAAATCGGGGCGAACCTGATGGACATTCACTCGCAGCATGATACGCTGCTGCTGGGCGACGCTGTGTTTCAACTCAACCTGCTCGATTTATACGCTGGCTTGGTGCCGACGCGGGCGCAGTACAGCAACTCCTACCGTTCGTTCCGGAAGCTGGAAGCGGATCTGAAAGCGCTAGAAGCGCAAGTGGTACAGGCCAACAAAGAGCTTGATTATCACAGCTTTCTGCTGAATGAACTTGAAGAAGCCCGCCTCGACAACGAGGATCAGGAGGCTTTGGAGCAGGAAATCAAGCAGCTGGAGCACGCCGAAGAAATCAAATTTAAGCTCGCGCAGGCTTATCAAAGCCTCAGCGAAAGCGAGTACTGCGCCACGGGCAGCATGAAGGAAGCAGCTGTATTACTTGGGCAGATTTCAACCTATGCCGATACTTTCCAGACCCTCAAAGAACGCCTCGACAGCTGTCTCATTGAGCTTCACGACATTGCCGACGAAGTAGAAGCCGCCGAGCGCCGCACCGAAGGCGACCCAGTTCGCATCGACGAATTGCAGGCGCGCCTGAATGTGCTCTACAATCTACAGCGCAAGCACCAAGTGCGCGATACGGCGGGCCTCATCGCCGTCCGCGACGAGCTGCGCCAGAAAGTCGGCTCGGTGCTGAATCTGGACAAAGAGATTGCGCGCCTGCGCAAAGACACCGACGGCGCCCTGAACACGGTGAAACGCCAAGCGGCTAAGCTCTCGGAAAACCGCCTGAAAGCTTTCCCCAAGTTTGAAAAGGAGTTGGCCGCATTGCTTTCCGATCTGGGCATGCCGCACTCGCGCATTGTGGTGCAGCACAGCGCCGGGCAGCCGACCGCGAGCGGTACCGATGTGGTTAGTATTCTATTTACGGCTAACAAAGGGGCTCAGCCTCAGACGCTTAGCAAAGCTGCATCGGGCGGTGAATTCTCGCGTTTGATGCTGTGTATCAAATACATGCTGGCTGACAAAACGGCTCTGCCAACCATCGTATTCGATGAAATTGATACCGGTATTTCGGGCGAGATTGCGGTGAAAGTAGGCCGCATGATGCAGCAAATGGCGAAGAAACATCAGTTGGTAGCCATTTCGCACCTGCCGCAAATGGCCGCCGCCGGCGATGTGCACTACTTCGTGTACAAGGAAGATCGGGAGGACCGCACGATTAGCCGCATCCGCGAGCTTTCTGCCGAAGAGCGCGTGCGCGAGATTGCACAGATGATTTCGGGCGCCAACCCCAGTGAGCATGCTTTCCAAAGCGCCCGCGAATTGCTGGCTTTGCGCGGCGAAGCGTTGGCCGCTTAG
- the porD gene encoding type IX secretion system protein PorD has translation MRNSLLLLLVLLCACSGAWAQELQATVAVTTENVTISDPQLVRQMQNDIQGFLNNRTWTTQTYRPEERIQCKFFVGITEIPQTGTYRATVRILTSRPVYGTGYETNLLSFADKGWIFNYSPQNPLDYSENTFISNLSSLLSFYAYIIIGMDQDSFARLGGSPYYDRARNILTLAASQSSTNEQDPGWKDAEPRNRYWLLNNLQDPQLEAFRTAIYAYYRQGMDIFIEKPQDARASVFTALQGVQQAIVRRPGTLLARAFFDTKSDEIANIFRTSQDPQQKQQLVTMLSEVDPTNSAKYQSILRQR, from the coding sequence ATGCGTAATTCTCTGCTGCTTCTGCTGGTTTTGCTGTGTGCCTGCTCCGGTGCTTGGGCCCAAGAGCTGCAAGCAACCGTTGCCGTGACAACTGAAAACGTCACTATTTCGGATCCGCAGCTGGTGCGGCAAATGCAAAACGACATCCAGGGATTTCTGAATAACCGGACCTGGACGACCCAAACTTACCGGCCGGAGGAGCGCATTCAGTGTAAGTTCTTCGTGGGCATCACCGAAATCCCGCAGACTGGTACGTACCGCGCCACCGTCCGCATCCTGACTTCGCGGCCTGTGTACGGCACCGGCTACGAAACCAACCTGCTGTCATTTGCCGACAAGGGCTGGATATTCAATTATTCGCCGCAAAATCCGCTTGACTACTCAGAGAATACTTTCATCTCCAACCTCTCGTCGCTGCTGAGCTTCTACGCCTACATCATCATTGGCATGGATCAGGATAGCTTCGCCCGGCTTGGCGGCTCGCCTTACTACGATCGGGCACGTAATATCTTGACGTTGGCGGCCTCACAATCATCTACGAATGAGCAGGATCCCGGCTGGAAAGATGCCGAGCCACGCAATCGCTACTGGCTGCTCAATAACTTGCAGGATCCGCAGTTAGAGGCCTTCCGGACGGCCATTTATGCCTACTACCGGCAAGGCATGGACATCTTCATTGAAAAGCCCCAAGATGCCCGCGCCAGCGTGTTCACGGCCTTGCAAGGCGTGCAGCAGGCCATCGTGCGCCGGCCCGGCACCTTGCTAGCCCGTGCGTTCTTTGATACCAAGTCCGACGAAATCGCCAACATCTTCCGCACCAGTCAAGATCCGCAGCAGAAGCAGCAACTCGTAACAATGCTCTCGGAAGTAGATCCAACCAATTCGGCTAAGTATCAGTCGATTCTGCGGCAACGATAG
- a CDS encoding phosphopantothenoylcysteine decarboxylase, with protein sequence MRVLITAGPTYEPIDPVRFIGNHSTGKMGYALAEAFAETGAHVTLISGPTQLTVQHAAIQKVEVETADQMFAAATAAAPEADIWVFAAAVADYKPRHVAENKIKKAGDTLTLELVKNVDIAATLGRTKRPEQFSVGFALETINEEAHAREKLERKNFDLIVLNSLRDNGAGFRHDTNKVTLLEAGGQMSIFELKPKAEVARDIVRTVLARLHPDA encoded by the coding sequence ATGCGCGTACTAATTACCGCCGGGCCAACTTACGAACCCATCGACCCCGTTCGGTTCATCGGCAACCACTCGACTGGCAAAATGGGCTACGCACTGGCCGAAGCCTTTGCCGAAACCGGCGCGCACGTAACGCTGATCAGTGGCCCTACGCAGCTAACGGTGCAGCACGCTGCTATTCAAAAAGTTGAGGTAGAAACGGCTGATCAGATGTTTGCAGCTGCTACGGCGGCAGCGCCCGAAGCGGATATTTGGGTGTTTGCAGCGGCCGTAGCGGATTACAAGCCGCGTCACGTTGCCGAAAACAAGATCAAGAAAGCCGGCGACACGCTTACGCTCGAACTGGTTAAGAACGTCGATATTGCTGCCACGCTCGGACGCACCAAGCGGCCTGAACAATTTTCGGTGGGTTTTGCGTTGGAGACTATAAACGAGGAAGCCCACGCTCGCGAGAAGCTAGAGCGCAAAAATTTCGACCTGATTGTGCTCAATTCCCTGCGCGACAACGGCGCGGGTTTCCGCCACGATACCAACAAAGTGACGCTGCTGGAAGCCGGAGGCCAAATGAGTATCTTTGAGTTGAAGCCCAAGGCCGAGGTGGCCCGCGACATCGTCCGAACCGTACTTGCACGTTTGCACCCCGATGCGTAA
- a CDS encoding flavoprotein, with protein sequence MSLQGRKILLGVTGSIAAYKAATLVRLLVKAGAEVQVILTASAAAFVTPLTLGTLSKKPVLTSFLKDEAAGEWHNHVHLGLWADALVIAPASANTVGHLANGLCDNLLDAAYLSARCPVFLAPAMDLDMYAHPAVTRNFEQLRAYGNYVLESPAGELASGLSGPGRMLEPEDIVAELMKFFGA encoded by the coding sequence ATGTCGCTGCAAGGCCGCAAGATCCTGCTGGGCGTAACGGGCAGCATTGCCGCGTACAAAGCCGCCACGCTAGTGCGGTTATTGGTAAAGGCCGGGGCTGAGGTGCAGGTCATTCTGACTGCCTCGGCCGCGGCCTTTGTCACGCCGCTCACTTTGGGTACGCTCTCCAAAAAACCCGTGCTGACCAGTTTCCTGAAGGACGAAGCGGCCGGCGAGTGGCACAACCACGTGCATTTGGGCCTCTGGGCCGATGCACTGGTAATTGCGCCGGCCAGCGCCAATACCGTAGGGCATTTGGCTAATGGGTTGTGCGACAACTTGTTAGATGCAGCTTATCTGTCGGCGCGTTGTCCGGTGTTTCTAGCGCCTGCCATGGATTTGGACATGTACGCGCACCCCGCCGTCACGCGTAATTTCGAGCAGTTGCGGGCTTATGGCAACTATGTGTTGGAGTCGCCGGCCGGCGAGCTGGCCAGCGGCCTATCAGGGCCGGGTCGGATGCTGGAACCCGAAGATATCGTGGCGGAACTCATGAAATTTTTCGGCGCATAG
- a CDS encoding DNA-directed RNA polymerase subunit omega has protein sequence MKTPNNVPASIVTRNLSDFAAETGNVYETIAIISKRANQISVKLKEELNGKLAEFATTVDNLEEVFENREQIEISKHYERLPKPTNLALEEFLEGKIHYRTPSEFDENGNLRVVE, from the coding sequence ATGAAAACCCCGAATAACGTACCAGCTTCCATCGTAACCCGCAACCTGTCGGATTTTGCTGCTGAAACCGGCAACGTGTACGAGACGATCGCCATCATTTCGAAGCGCGCCAACCAGATTTCGGTAAAGCTGAAAGAAGAATTGAACGGCAAGCTGGCCGAGTTTGCAACTACCGTCGATAACTTGGAGGAAGTGTTCGAAAACCGCGAGCAGATCGAAATCTCCAAGCACTACGAGCGCCTGCCCAAGCCCACCAACTTGGCGTTGGAAGAGTTTCTGGAAGGCAAAATTCACTACCGCACGCCGTCGGAGTTCGACGAGAACGGCAATCTGCGTGTAGTCGAGTAA
- a CDS encoding outer membrane protein assembly factor BamD: MLSFRPTFFVLFLSALLLGSCTGYQKLLKSGDVNKKYEAAIQYYDKGDFFKAGTLLEDLIPLLKGRPEAEKAQFYFANTNYRQRNYVLSAYYFKSFFETYPNSQYAEESTFLYAKSLFRDSPGFELDQTNTYTAIESIQDFLNRYPTSQFRPEAEKMSQELQRKLEVKAFESARLYYQLRYYQSAVTALGSFQQQFPSSAYNEEAAFLKFSAQYDLAKESVEEKQRDRYLEAIAFYQSLVDNYPQSKRLKEAESMYANARDEVAKLKPKDATAVK, encoded by the coding sequence ATGCTCTCTTTTCGCCCTACCTTCTTTGTCCTGTTTCTGAGTGCGTTGCTGCTTGGCTCGTGCACCGGCTATCAAAAGCTACTCAAGAGCGGCGACGTCAATAAGAAGTACGAAGCTGCCATTCAGTACTACGACAAAGGCGATTTCTTCAAAGCCGGTACGTTGCTGGAAGACTTGATTCCGTTGCTGAAAGGCCGCCCCGAGGCGGAAAAAGCCCAGTTCTACTTCGCCAATACCAACTACCGCCAGCGCAACTACGTGCTGAGCGCGTATTACTTTAAGTCGTTCTTCGAAACGTATCCTAACTCGCAGTACGCGGAGGAATCGACTTTTCTGTATGCCAAGTCGCTGTTTCGCGACTCGCCGGGTTTCGAGCTCGACCAGACCAACACGTACACCGCGATCGAGTCCATTCAGGACTTCCTGAACCGCTACCCGACCAGCCAGTTCCGCCCGGAAGCGGAGAAGATGTCGCAGGAATTGCAGCGGAAACTGGAAGTGAAGGCTTTCGAAAGCGCTCGTTTGTATTACCAGCTGCGTTATTATCAGTCGGCCGTCACGGCGTTGGGCTCGTTTCAGCAGCAGTTCCCCTCTTCTGCTTATAATGAAGAAGCGGCGTTCCTGAAATTTAGCGCCCAATACGACCTGGCCAAGGAAAGCGTGGAAGAAAAGCAACGAGATCGTTACCTCGAAGCCATCGCGTTTTACCAGAGCCTGGTCGACAACTATCCGCAAAGCAAGCGGCTGAAAGAAGCGGAGTCCATGTACGCCAACGCCCGCGATGAAGTAGCGAAGCTCAAGCCCAAAGACGCTACCGCAGTAAAATAA
- a CDS encoding OstA-like protein, whose translation MAFLKSLFSFLLVLLPLFAVAQQRSVPQRPTPPPPKGQRIELLPGAGQLIGGKFNGVEIRKLIGNVSFKQENTLLYCDSAYQYIDRNAIEAFSNVRIVQGDTVTITGDRATYDGDTRKARMTGNVTMRDPRMTLTTTLLDYDLNRNLAYYSTGGHLTDPENTLDSQFGYYNTATKVFSFKRNVELVTKDNHISTDTLQYNTVSKIAYFLGPTRIKGQQGTLYAENGYYNTITRLSNFQRNAKIETPNYLIGGDKLMYDEAQAYGVATGNVTMVSKKDNITIRGEVGRYWRGLGRAKVYGSPVMRNISGKDTLYLAADTLVSVEGRPPQNAAGVLYAYRKVKIFRRDLQGRCDSLTYNRQDSIIYLDKNPVLWSDQNQLTADSMQIRQRKGKVDQMRLYANAFIVGQDTLLNFNQVKGRNMVAYFVDNRIKKVDVLGNAESLYFALDGDTAVTGMNKAVSSNMALRFAENKLKTISFLTNPDASFIPPHELKEPDKKLKGFQWRATERPARRAVLGKYFASPAKAKVKAQAKTISTKPKPAGKSAPPSKPKATPAKPAPRPPATK comes from the coding sequence ATGGCATTTTTAAAGTCTCTATTTTCTTTTCTGCTTGTCCTGCTGCCCCTCTTCGCCGTTGCCCAGCAGCGGTCGGTGCCGCAGCGCCCGACCCCGCCGCCGCCCAAAGGCCAGCGCATCGAGCTCTTGCCCGGCGCAGGGCAGCTGATTGGCGGTAAGTTCAACGGCGTTGAGATTCGGAAGTTGATCGGCAACGTCAGCTTTAAGCAGGAAAATACGCTGCTGTATTGCGATTCGGCCTATCAGTACATCGATCGCAATGCCATTGAGGCGTTCAGCAACGTGCGCATTGTGCAGGGCGATACCGTGACCATCACCGGCGACCGCGCCACCTACGACGGCGATACCCGCAAGGCTCGCATGACTGGCAACGTAACCATGCGCGACCCGCGCATGACGCTCACCACCACGCTGCTCGACTACGATCTCAACCGCAACCTGGCGTACTACAGCACCGGAGGCCACCTAACTGACCCGGAAAACACGTTGGATAGTCAGTTTGGCTATTACAATACGGCCACTAAAGTCTTCAGCTTCAAGCGCAATGTGGAGCTGGTCACCAAAGACAACCACATTTCTACCGATACGCTGCAATACAATACGGTTTCCAAGATCGCTTACTTCTTGGGGCCGACGCGCATCAAAGGGCAGCAGGGCACGCTTTACGCCGAAAACGGCTACTACAACACCATTACGCGCCTGTCGAATTTCCAGCGCAACGCCAAGATCGAAACTCCCAACTATCTCATTGGCGGCGATAAGTTGATGTACGACGAAGCCCAAGCGTATGGGGTGGCTACGGGCAACGTCACGATGGTGTCGAAGAAGGACAACATAACCATCCGGGGTGAGGTAGGGCGCTACTGGCGGGGCTTAGGTCGGGCCAAGGTGTACGGCAGTCCGGTAATGCGCAATATCTCAGGTAAAGACACGCTGTATTTGGCGGCTGATACTTTGGTAAGCGTAGAGGGAAGGCCGCCGCAGAACGCTGCTGGTGTGTTATATGCGTACCGAAAAGTGAAGATCTTTCGCCGCGACCTGCAAGGCCGTTGCGACTCGCTCACTTATAATCGGCAGGACTCGATTATCTACCTGGACAAAAATCCGGTGCTCTGGAGTGACCAGAACCAGCTCACTGCCGATAGCATGCAGATTCGGCAGCGCAAAGGCAAAGTCGATCAGATGCGTCTGTATGCCAACGCGTTCATTGTCGGGCAGGACACGCTCCTGAACTTCAATCAGGTGAAGGGCCGCAACATGGTGGCCTACTTTGTCGACAACCGCATAAAAAAAGTTGACGTGCTTGGCAACGCCGAGAGCCTCTACTTTGCTCTTGATGGTGACACCGCCGTGACGGGCATGAACAAAGCTGTCAGTTCGAACATGGCGTTGCGCTTCGCCGAGAACAAGCTCAAGACCATTTCTTTCCTGACCAACCCCGACGCCAGTTTCATCCCGCCGCACGAGCTCAAGGAACCCGACAAAAAGCTGAAAGGCTTTCAATGGCGGGCGACGGAACGCCCGGCACGCCGGGCTGTGTTAGGCAAATACTTTGCTTCGCCGGCCAAGGCTAAGGTGAAAGCTCAAGCCAAAACCATTTCTACTAAACCCAAGCCCGCTGGCAAGTCTGCACCGCCGAGCAAGCCCAAGGCCACTCCGGCCAAGCCTGCGCCCCGGCCCCCGGCCACCAAATAG